The following are encoded together in the Zingiber officinale cultivar Zhangliang chromosome 8A, Zo_v1.1, whole genome shotgun sequence genome:
- the LOC122009418 gene encoding arginase 1, mitochondrial isoform X2, producing MSHGTKWMHYLRQWSAANVSSALIEKGQNRVIDASLTLIRERAKLKGELLRSLGSVKASTSLLGVPLGHNSSFLQGPAFAPPRIREAIWCGSTNSSTEEGKELNDPRVLTDVGDVPIQEIRDCGVDDDRLMNIISESVKLVMEQDPLRPLVLGGDHSISFPVVRAVSEKLGGPLDILHLDAHPDIYDAFEGNKYSHASSFARIMEGGYARRLLQVGIRSITREGREQGKRFGVEQYEMRTFSQDRHMLENLKLGEGVKGVYISVDVDCLDPAFAPGVSHIEPGGLSFRDVLNILHNLQADVVAADVVEFNPQRDTVDGMTAMVAAKLVRELTAKISK from the exons ATGAGCCATGGGACGAAGTGGATGCACTACTTGAGGCAGTGGAGCGCCGCGAACGTCTCTTCGGCCTTGATAGAGAAGGGGCAGAACCGGGTCATTGATGCCTCCCTTACTTTGATTCGCGAGAGGGCCAAACTCAAG GGAGAGTTACTAAGGTCTTTGGGCAGTGTGAAAGCTTCAACATCACTCCTGGGAGTTCCGCTTGGACACAATTCCTCTTTCCTGCAGGGTCCTGCTTTTGCTCCTCCTCGGATTAGGGAGGCTATCTGGTGTGGTAGTACCAACTCTAGTACTGAAGAAG GTAAAGAATTAAATGATCCTCGTGTACTAACTGATGTTGGCGATGTTCCTATACAAGAGATACGAGATTGTGGAGTTGATGATGACAGACTAATGAATATTATAAGTGAGTCTGTCAAGTTAGTGATGGAACAG GATCCACTGCGACCTCTTGTTTTAGGTGGTGACCACTCCATTTCTTTTCCCGTCGTCAGAGCTGTATCAGAAAAGCTAGGTGGGCCTTTAGATATTCTTCACCTAGATGCCCATCCGGATATATATGATGCTTTTGAGGGAAACAAGTATTCACATGCTTCTTCTTTTGCACGAATAATGGAGGGAGGTTATGCTAGGCGCCTTCTGCAG GTCGGAATTAGGTCGATTACTCGCGAAGGGCGTGAACAAGGGAAAAGGTTTGGGGTTGAGCAGTACGAAATGCGCACTTTTTCGCAAGACCGCCATATGCTAGAAAATTTG AAACTTGGGGAAGGCGTTAAGGGTGTCTACATCTCTGTGGATGTCGACTGCCTTGACCCTGCATTTGCTCCCGGAGTGTCTCATATCGAGCCGGGTGGTCTCTCATTCCGTGATGTGCTCAACATCCTCCATAATCTCCAAGCCGATGTTGTTGCTGCTGATGTCGTTGAGTTCAACCCGCAGCGTGACACCGTTGATGGAATGACTGCCATGGTGGCTGCAAAGTTGGTGAGGGAACTTACTGCGAAGATCTCCAAGTAG
- the LOC122009418 gene encoding arginase 1, mitochondrial isoform X1 yields MGHSFPSFCFGFLWVVEKMSHGTKWMHYLRQWSAANVSSALIEKGQNRVIDASLTLIRERAKLKGELLRSLGSVKASTSLLGVPLGHNSSFLQGPAFAPPRIREAIWCGSTNSSTEEGKELNDPRVLTDVGDVPIQEIRDCGVDDDRLMNIISESVKLVMEQDPLRPLVLGGDHSISFPVVRAVSEKLGGPLDILHLDAHPDIYDAFEGNKYSHASSFARIMEGGYARRLLQVGIRSITREGREQGKRFGVEQYEMRTFSQDRHMLENLKLGEGVKGVYISVDVDCLDPAFAPGVSHIEPGGLSFRDVLNILHNLQADVVAADVVEFNPQRDTVDGMTAMVAAKLVRELTAKISK; encoded by the exons ATGGGTCATAGCTTTCCGTCGTTTTGTTTTGG TTTTCTATGGGTTGTAGAAAAGATGAGCCATGGGACGAAGTGGATGCACTACTTGAGGCAGTGGAGCGCCGCGAACGTCTCTTCGGCCTTGATAGAGAAGGGGCAGAACCGGGTCATTGATGCCTCCCTTACTTTGATTCGCGAGAGGGCCAAACTCAAG GGAGAGTTACTAAGGTCTTTGGGCAGTGTGAAAGCTTCAACATCACTCCTGGGAGTTCCGCTTGGACACAATTCCTCTTTCCTGCAGGGTCCTGCTTTTGCTCCTCCTCGGATTAGGGAGGCTATCTGGTGTGGTAGTACCAACTCTAGTACTGAAGAAG GTAAAGAATTAAATGATCCTCGTGTACTAACTGATGTTGGCGATGTTCCTATACAAGAGATACGAGATTGTGGAGTTGATGATGACAGACTAATGAATATTATAAGTGAGTCTGTCAAGTTAGTGATGGAACAG GATCCACTGCGACCTCTTGTTTTAGGTGGTGACCACTCCATTTCTTTTCCCGTCGTCAGAGCTGTATCAGAAAAGCTAGGTGGGCCTTTAGATATTCTTCACCTAGATGCCCATCCGGATATATATGATGCTTTTGAGGGAAACAAGTATTCACATGCTTCTTCTTTTGCACGAATAATGGAGGGAGGTTATGCTAGGCGCCTTCTGCAG GTCGGAATTAGGTCGATTACTCGCGAAGGGCGTGAACAAGGGAAAAGGTTTGGGGTTGAGCAGTACGAAATGCGCACTTTTTCGCAAGACCGCCATATGCTAGAAAATTTG AAACTTGGGGAAGGCGTTAAGGGTGTCTACATCTCTGTGGATGTCGACTGCCTTGACCCTGCATTTGCTCCCGGAGTGTCTCATATCGAGCCGGGTGGTCTCTCATTCCGTGATGTGCTCAACATCCTCCATAATCTCCAAGCCGATGTTGTTGCTGCTGATGTCGTTGAGTTCAACCCGCAGCGTGACACCGTTGATGGAATGACTGCCATGGTGGCTGCAAAGTTGGTGAGGGAACTTACTGCGAAGATCTCCAAGTAG